The following proteins are encoded in a genomic region of Parachlamydiales bacterium:
- the rpsD gene encoding 30S ribosomal protein S4 — MARFRGNKNRVARRFGINIFGRARNPLLHKPNPPGMHGARRRKKSDYGLQLEEKQKLKAVYGMLTEKQLMKYYTEAFRREGPTPMHLMHQLESRLDVVVYRLKFGSTIFAAQQLVSHGHILVDGKKVDIRSYLVRPGQIISIKEGSRQMKAIGEALENPTRNVPDFYELDKSSFSGKMLSFPEIEQIPLPIEIDIHEVCDFLAHSS, encoded by the coding sequence ATGGCCCGTTTTAGAGGAAATAAAAACCGTGTTGCCCGCCGTTTCGGAATTAACATTTTCGGACGCGCCCGCAATCCCCTGCTCCATAAGCCAAACCCCCCGGGTATGCACGGAGCACGCCGCCGTAAGAAGTCAGACTACGGTCTGCAACTAGAAGAGAAACAAAAACTGAAAGCTGTCTATGGCATGCTAACAGAAAAACAGCTCATGAAGTATTATACAGAGGCATTCCGTCGCGAAGGCCCTACCCCGATGCACTTGATGCACCAACTAGAATCACGCCTGGACGTCGTTGTCTACAGGCTTAAGTTCGGAAGCACAATTTTCGCTGCACAACAGCTAGTGTCCCATGGACATATCCTCGTTGACGGCAAAAAAGTGGACATCCGTTCTTACCTAGTTCGCCCAGGTCAAATTATTTCGATCAAAGAAGGCTCCCGTCAAATGAAAGCTATCGGCGAAGCGTTGGAAAACCCCACACGCAACGTTCCAGATTTCTACGAATTAGACAAGTCCTCTTTCAGTGGGAAAATGCTTTCCTTTCCTGAAATCGAGCAGATCCCTCTTCCTATCGAAATCGATATCCATGAAGTGTGCGACTTCCTCGCTCACAGCTCATAG